Proteins from one Embleya scabrispora genomic window:
- a CDS encoding DUF389 domain-containing protein: MFHLRLIVPVERSAAVRDLLLTEPGATHLVIWPGAAVQPAGDVISCDLAREATSSVIAELRALNLHRDGSIALEDLDVMLSRSADEAERDAPGESADSVVWEEIEEATSEESTLSVTFLAFLTVATMIAACGVLLDNAILIVGAMVVGPEFGPLAGLCVAAVQRRPRLAARSGLALLIGFPVAMLATMAFTALLGVLGLFERDMLERPRPLTEFIYQPDWLSFWVAMLAGVAGMLSLTSAKSGALIGVLISVTTVPAAANAAVAIWYTDYAQAGGSLGQLGLNLVAIVIAGTLTLLVQRGLWNLRAARTKRRPPAVAPGAAESS; the protein is encoded by the coding sequence ATGTTTCATCTTCGGCTGATCGTCCCCGTCGAGCGCAGCGCCGCCGTGCGCGACCTGCTGCTCACCGAGCCCGGAGCCACCCACCTGGTGATCTGGCCGGGCGCCGCGGTACAGCCCGCGGGCGACGTGATCTCCTGCGACCTCGCCCGTGAGGCCACCAGTTCGGTGATCGCCGAACTGCGCGCGCTGAACCTGCACCGGGACGGCTCGATCGCGCTCGAGGACCTGGACGTGATGTTGTCCCGCTCCGCCGACGAGGCGGAGCGGGACGCGCCGGGCGAGAGCGCCGACTCCGTGGTCTGGGAGGAGATCGAGGAGGCCACCTCCGAGGAGTCCACCCTCTCGGTGACGTTCCTGGCCTTCTTGACGGTGGCCACCATGATCGCGGCGTGCGGCGTGCTGCTCGACAACGCCATCCTGATCGTCGGCGCGATGGTGGTCGGTCCCGAGTTCGGCCCGCTGGCCGGACTGTGCGTGGCCGCGGTACAGCGCCGGCCCCGGCTCGCCGCCCGCTCCGGGCTCGCCCTGCTGATCGGCTTCCCGGTCGCGATGCTGGCCACCATGGCCTTCACCGCGCTCCTGGGCGTGCTCGGCCTGTTCGAGCGAGACATGCTGGAACGCCCGCGCCCGCTCACCGAGTTCATCTATCAACCGGACTGGCTGTCGTTCTGGGTCGCGATGTTGGCCGGTGTCGCGGGCATGCTCTCGTTGACCAGCGCCAAGTCCGGCGCGCTGATCGGTGTGCTGATCTCGGTCACCACCGTGCCCGCCGCCGCGAACGCGGCGGTGGCGATCTGGTACACCGACTACGCGCAGGCGGGCGGCTCGCTGGGCCAACTCGGCCTGAACCTGGTCGCCATCGTCATCGCCGGCACCCTGACGCTGCTCGTCCAGCGCGGCCTGTGGAACCTGCGGGCGGCACGCACCAAGCGGCGGCCCCCGGCCGTCGCGCCGGGAGCCGCCGAGTCGTCGTGA
- the glmM gene encoding phosphoglucosamine mutase, whose protein sequence is MGRLFGTDGVRGLANGRLTAELALDLAVAAARVLGSRGRDGIPQSGHGRRPFAVVGRDPRASGEFLEAAVVAGLAGAGVDVYRAGVLPTPAIAYLTGLLGADLGVMLSASHNAMPDNGIKFFARGGHKLPDEVEDRIEALLGTEWERPTGSAVGRVQDHPEGHERYVEHLLSSLPHRLDGLKVVVDCANGASSAVAPDALRRAGAEVIAIHAEPDGLNINDNCGSTHMDALAAAVVEHGADAGIAHDGDADRCLAVDARGELVDGDAILAVLALAMRDGGHLVDNTLVATVMSNLGLRLAMQAAGIKMVETAVGDRYVLEAMQASGLSLGGEQSGHVVLLEHATTGDGTLTALRLLARVAETGKPLHELASVMTRLPQRLVNVAGVDRTRVHTTPELARAVALVEERLGATGRVLLRPSGTEPLVRVMVEAETHDQAHDEAAHLAEVVRTLLALE, encoded by the coding sequence GTGGGACGACTCTTCGGTACGGACGGCGTGCGTGGCCTGGCGAATGGCCGGCTGACCGCGGAACTGGCGCTCGATCTGGCGGTCGCCGCCGCGCGGGTGCTCGGATCACGCGGCCGGGACGGGATTCCGCAATCAGGGCACGGCCGCAGGCCGTTCGCCGTGGTGGGTCGTGACCCGCGGGCGTCCGGGGAGTTCCTGGAGGCCGCCGTGGTCGCCGGGCTTGCGGGCGCGGGCGTGGACGTCTACCGCGCCGGCGTGTTGCCGACGCCGGCGATCGCCTACCTGACCGGGCTGCTCGGCGCGGACCTGGGCGTGATGCTCTCGGCGAGCCACAACGCGATGCCGGACAACGGGATCAAGTTCTTCGCGCGCGGCGGCCACAAGCTGCCCGACGAGGTGGAGGACCGGATCGAGGCGCTGCTCGGCACCGAGTGGGAGCGGCCGACCGGCTCCGCGGTCGGCCGGGTACAGGACCACCCCGAGGGTCACGAGCGCTACGTCGAGCACCTGCTGTCGTCCCTGCCGCACCGCCTGGACGGGCTCAAGGTGGTCGTGGACTGCGCCAACGGCGCCTCCTCGGCGGTCGCGCCGGACGCGCTGCGCCGGGCCGGGGCCGAGGTGATCGCGATCCACGCGGAGCCCGACGGCCTGAACATCAACGACAACTGCGGCTCCACGCACATGGACGCGCTCGCGGCGGCCGTGGTCGAGCACGGCGCCGACGCCGGCATCGCGCACGACGGCGACGCCGACCGGTGTCTGGCGGTGGACGCGCGCGGCGAGCTGGTCGACGGCGACGCGATCCTGGCGGTGCTCGCGCTGGCCATGCGCGACGGCGGGCATCTCGTGGACAACACGTTGGTGGCCACCGTGATGTCCAACCTCGGGCTCAGGCTGGCCATGCAGGCCGCGGGCATCAAGATGGTGGAGACCGCGGTCGGCGACCGCTACGTACTGGAGGCCATGCAGGCCTCGGGGCTCTCGCTGGGCGGCGAACAGTCGGGCCACGTGGTGCTGTTGGAGCACGCGACCACCGGCGACGGCACGCTGACCGCGCTGCGCCTGCTCGCGCGCGTCGCGGAGACCGGCAAGCCGCTGCACGAGTTGGCGTCGGTGATGACCCGCCTGCCGCAGCGGCTGGTCAACGTCGCCGGCGTGGACCGCACCCGGGTGCACACCACCCCCGAACTCGCCCGCGCCGTCGCGCTGGTGGAGGAGCGGCTGGGCGCCACCGGCCGGGTGCTGCTGCGTCCGTCGGGCACCGAGCCGCTGGTCCGGGTGATGGTCGAGGCCGAGACCCACGACCAGGCGCACGACGAGGCCGCGCATCTGGCCGAAGTGGTACGCACGTTGCTCGCGCTGGAGTAG
- the alr gene encoding alanine racemase has protein sequence MRAEARIDLDAIRDNIAAIRARVGSAAVMSVVKSNAYGHGMVPCARAARAGGATWLGTAVVEEALALRAAGDTGRVLTWLWAPGDAFEDAVRADVDISVSGAWALREVVAAARAAERPARVHLKADTGLGRNGCTPADWPALVDAALKAEADGSVEVVGLWSHFACADEPGHPSVPAQLDEFVAMLAHAEGRGVTPEVRHMANSPATLLLPDTHFDLVRVGLAGYGLSPVPEVGGPADFGLRPAMTLAANLAGVKRVPAGHGVSYGHAWIAPRDTNLALIPTGYADGIPRHASNVGPVQVAGRRRTIAGRVAMDQFVVDLGDDEASAGDEAILFGPGDRGEPTAEDWAVAIGTISYEIVTRIGARVPRVHTGTGAS, from the coding sequence ATGCGTGCCGAAGCGCGGATCGATCTGGATGCGATTCGGGACAACATCGCGGCCATCCGGGCCCGGGTGGGGTCGGCGGCGGTGATGAGCGTGGTCAAGTCGAACGCCTACGGACACGGCATGGTCCCCTGCGCCCGCGCGGCCCGCGCGGGCGGCGCGACCTGGCTGGGCACCGCCGTGGTCGAGGAGGCGCTGGCGCTGCGCGCGGCGGGCGACACCGGCCGGGTGCTCACCTGGCTGTGGGCCCCGGGGGACGCCTTCGAGGACGCGGTGCGCGCCGACGTGGACATCTCGGTGAGCGGAGCGTGGGCGCTGCGCGAGGTGGTGGCGGCCGCCCGGGCGGCCGAGCGACCGGCGCGCGTGCACCTGAAGGCGGACACCGGCCTGGGGCGCAACGGCTGCACGCCCGCCGACTGGCCGGCCCTGGTCGACGCCGCGCTCAAGGCCGAGGCCGACGGCTCGGTCGAGGTGGTCGGCCTGTGGTCGCACTTCGCCTGCGCCGACGAGCCCGGACATCCGTCCGTGCCGGCCCAACTGGACGAGTTCGTGGCGATGCTCGCCCACGCCGAGGGCCGCGGGGTCACCCCCGAGGTGCGGCACATGGCCAACTCGCCGGCCACACTGCTCCTGCCCGACACGCACTTCGACCTGGTCCGGGTCGGCCTGGCCGGCTACGGCCTCTCGCCCGTGCCCGAGGTCGGCGGCCCGGCCGACTTCGGCCTGCGCCCGGCGATGACGCTGGCGGCGAACCTGGCCGGGGTCAAGCGGGTGCCGGCCGGCCACGGCGTCTCCTACGGGCACGCCTGGATCGCGCCGAGGGACACCAACCTCGCGCTGATCCCCACCGGTTACGCCGACGGCATCCCCCGCCACGCGAGCAACGTCGGCCCGGTCCAGGTGGCGGGGCGGCGGCGCACGATCGCGGGCCGGGTGGCGATGGACCAGTTCGTGGTCGACCTCGGCGACGACGAGGCGAGCGCGGGCGACGAGGCGATCCTGTTCGGCCCCGGCGACCGGGGTGAGCCCACCGCCGAGGACTGGGCGGTGGCGATCGGCACCATCTCCTACGAGATCGTCACCCGCATCGGCGCCCGGGTGCCCAGGGTCCACACCGGGACGGGCGCGTCGTGA
- a CDS encoding holo-ACP synthase, with protein sequence MIIGVGIDVADIARFGQSLERTPGLADRLFTEAERNVRPGQPRGVASLAARFAAKEALAKALGAPGGLHWLDAEVTTEDSGRPLLAVTGTVAARAAELGVMHWHVSLSHDAGIASAVVIAEG encoded by the coding sequence GTGATCATCGGTGTGGGTATCGACGTGGCGGACATCGCACGCTTCGGGCAGTCGCTGGAGCGCACGCCCGGACTGGCCGATCGGCTGTTCACCGAGGCGGAGCGGAACGTGCGTCCCGGACAGCCCCGCGGGGTCGCCTCGCTGGCCGCGCGCTTCGCCGCCAAGGAGGCACTGGCCAAGGCGCTCGGCGCGCCCGGCGGACTGCACTGGCTGGACGCCGAGGTGACCACCGAGGACTCCGGCCGCCCACTGCTGGCCGTCACCGGCACGGTAGCCGCGCGCGCCGCCGAGTTGGGTGTGATGCACTGGCATGTGTCGCTCAGCCACGACGCGGGCATCGCTTCCGCTGTCGTCATCGCCGAGGGCTAG
- the rpsI gene encoding 30S ribosomal protein S9 — MAETIAETPIEETEGLPLESYTSESLASRFSEPQAGAATGRRKEAVARVRIVPGTGKWKINGRSLEEYFPNKVHQQLVNEPFKVLELDDRYDVHARIHGGGVSGQAGALRLGVARSLNEADVEANRPALKKAGFLTRDPRATERKKYGLKKARKAPQYSKR; from the coding sequence GTCTTCCGCTCGAGAGCTACACCTCCGAGTCGCTCGCGTCGCGCTTCAGCGAGCCGCAGGCGGGCGCGGCCACCGGCCGCCGCAAGGAGGCCGTCGCGCGCGTTCGCATCGTGCCCGGCACCGGCAAGTGGAAGATCAACGGGCGTTCGCTCGAGGAATACTTCCCGAACAAGGTGCACCAGCAGCTGGTCAACGAGCCCTTCAAGGTGCTCGAGCTGGACGACCGCTACGACGTGCACGCCCGCATCCACGGTGGCGGCGTCTCCGGCCAGGCCGGCGCGCTGCGTCTGGGTGTGGCCCGTTCGCTGAACGAGGCCGACGTCGAGGCGAACCGCCCGGCGCTCAAGAAGGCCGGCTTCCTGACCCGTGACCCGCGTGCCACGGAGCGCAAGAAGTACGGTCTGAAGAAGGCGCGCAAGGCGCCTCAGTACAGCAAGCGCTAA
- a CDS encoding NAD(P)H-hydrate dehydratase, with protein MRAAHTVEQVRAAEAALLATLPEGTLMRRAAAGLAGTCVRLLDRVYGARVVLLVGSGDNGGDALYAGGMLARRGARVDALLLAPDRAHAAGLAWARAAGVRALDAVDPDRPGLAGLLGRADLVLDGIVGIGGRGALRPTAAALLARVSGAMVVAVDVPSGVDADTGEVAGAAVRADVTVTFGTHKPGLLIDPGAAHAGVVHLVDIGLGPHLPEPNPTVLQLDDVARLLPTPSGESDKYSRGVLGVAAGSPRYPGAAVLVVGAAVRGGVGAVRCTGPAAVLGPVLAAHPEALATQAPPAEAGRVQAWVVGPGLDTDPDAEARFASVLGAEVPVLVDADGLTLLARSAPGTRPAPALLTPHAGEAVRLFAAAGVEVTRERIEAARLEHARRLAALYRCVVLLKGSTTVIAAPDGRARVNPTGTPRLATAGSGDVLSGLAGALLAAGLDALDAGSVAAWLHGLAARTLPGPVTAPDLVRALPGVWADVTGT; from the coding sequence ATGCGCGCCGCACACACGGTCGAGCAGGTACGCGCCGCGGAGGCCGCGCTGCTCGCGACGCTGCCCGAGGGCACCCTGATGCGCCGCGCCGCGGCCGGGCTGGCCGGCACCTGCGTGCGCCTGCTCGACCGGGTCTACGGCGCCCGCGTGGTGCTCCTGGTGGGCAGCGGCGACAACGGCGGCGACGCGCTGTACGCGGGCGGCATGCTGGCCCGGCGCGGCGCGCGCGTGGACGCCCTGCTGCTCGCCCCGGACCGGGCCCACGCGGCCGGCCTCGCCTGGGCCCGGGCGGCCGGCGTACGGGCGCTGGACGCGGTCGACCCGGACCGCCCGGGCCTCGCCGGCCTGCTCGGCCGGGCCGACCTGGTCCTGGACGGCATCGTCGGGATCGGCGGCCGGGGCGCACTGCGACCGACGGCCGCCGCGCTGCTCGCCCGGGTGTCGGGGGCGATGGTGGTCGCGGTCGACGTGCCCAGCGGGGTGGACGCGGACACCGGCGAGGTCGCGGGCGCGGCGGTACGGGCCGATGTGACGGTCACCTTCGGCACCCACAAACCGGGCCTGCTGATCGACCCCGGCGCGGCCCACGCGGGGGTGGTGCACCTGGTCGACATCGGCCTCGGCCCGCACCTGCCGGAGCCGAATCCGACCGTGCTGCAACTCGACGACGTGGCCCGGCTGCTGCCCACCCCCTCGGGGGAGAGCGACAAGTATTCGCGCGGTGTGCTCGGCGTGGCCGCGGGCTCGCCCCGCTACCCGGGCGCGGCGGTCCTGGTGGTCGGCGCGGCGGTGCGCGGCGGGGTCGGCGCGGTCCGCTGCACGGGGCCGGCCGCCGTGCTCGGCCCGGTGCTCGCGGCCCACCCGGAGGCGCTGGCGACCCAGGCGCCCCCGGCGGAGGCCGGCCGGGTGCAGGCGTGGGTGGTCGGTCCCGGCCTGGACACCGACCCGGACGCCGAGGCGCGCTTCGCGAGCGTGCTGGGCGCGGAGGTGCCCGTGCTGGTGGACGCGGACGGCCTGACCCTGCTCGCCCGCTCCGCCCCCGGCACCCGGCCCGCCCCGGCGCTGTTGACCCCGCACGCGGGCGAGGCGGTGCGCCTGTTCGCCGCCGCGGGCGTCGAGGTCACCCGCGAGCGGATCGAGGCGGCGCGGTTGGAGCACGCGCGCCGGCTCGCCGCGCTGTACCGCTGCGTGGTCCTGCTCAAGGGCTCCACCACGGTGATCGCCGCGCCCGACGGCCGGGCCCGGGTCAATCCCACCGGCACCCCGCGCCTGGCCACCGCGGGCAGCGGCGACGTGCTCTCCGGCCTGGCCGGCGCGCTGCTCGCGGCCGGTCTGGACGCGCTGGACGCCGGCTCGGTGGCCGCCTGGCTGCACGGACTGGCCGCCCGGACGCTGCCCGGCCCGGTGACCGCGCCGGACCTGGTCCGGGCGCTGCCCGGGGTGTGGGCGGACGTCACCGGCACGTGA
- the glmS gene encoding glutamine--fructose-6-phosphate transaminase (isomerizing), with protein MCGIVGYVGAQSALDVVIGGLRRLEYRGYDSAGVAVLVDGALVSEKRAGKLANLVDALTQSPLPVGTCGIGHTRWATHGAPNDVNAHPHLDNAGRVAVVHNGIIENFAALRAELTERGHKLASETDTEVVAHLLAEEFPGAGQDLAEAMRRVCRRLEGAFTLVATHADAPDVVVGARRNSPLVVGRGVGENFLASDVAAFIEHTREAIELGQDQVVELRRDSVTVTDFHGAPAAFREYHVDWDVSAAEKDGYDYFMLKEIAEQPKAVGDTLLGRIGTDGRLVLDEVRIADEVLREIDKVVIIACGTSFHAGLIAKYAIEHWTRVPCEVELASEFRYRDPILDRQTLVVTISQSGETMDTLMAQRHAREQGAKVLVICNTNGSTMPREADAVLYTHAGPEVAVASTKAFLTQLVACYLVALYLGQVRGTKWGDEITEVIEQLAAMPEMVDKVLDTMEPVRELARSLKDAGSVLFLGRHVGYPVALEGALKLKELAYMHAEGFAAGELKHGPIALIEEGLPVVVVVPSPRGRSVLHDKIVSNIQEIRARGARTIVIAEEGDEAVVPYADHLVRIPATPVLLQPLVSTVPLQVFACELATAKGHEVDQPRNLAKSVTVE; from the coding sequence ATGTGCGGGATTGTGGGATATGTGGGCGCTCAATCGGCGCTGGATGTGGTCATCGGCGGGCTCAGGCGGCTGGAGTACCGCGGCTACGACTCGGCCGGGGTGGCCGTGCTCGTGGACGGGGCGCTGGTGAGCGAGAAGCGGGCCGGGAAACTGGCCAACCTCGTGGACGCGCTGACGCAGTCGCCGCTTCCGGTGGGGACGTGCGGCATCGGTCATACGCGGTGGGCCACACACGGCGCGCCCAACGACGTGAACGCGCATCCGCACCTGGACAACGCGGGCCGGGTCGCGGTCGTGCACAACGGGATCATCGAGAACTTCGCGGCGTTGCGGGCCGAGCTGACCGAGCGCGGGCACAAGCTGGCCTCCGAGACGGACACCGAGGTCGTCGCGCACCTGCTGGCCGAGGAGTTCCCGGGCGCGGGGCAGGACCTGGCCGAGGCGATGCGCCGGGTCTGCCGCCGCCTGGAGGGCGCGTTCACCCTGGTCGCGACGCATGCCGACGCCCCCGACGTGGTGGTCGGCGCGCGCCGCAACTCCCCGCTGGTGGTCGGTCGCGGCGTCGGCGAGAACTTCCTGGCGTCGGATGTGGCCGCGTTCATCGAGCACACGCGCGAGGCGATCGAGCTGGGTCAGGACCAGGTCGTGGAGCTGCGCCGGGACAGCGTCACGGTGACCGACTTCCACGGCGCGCCGGCGGCCTTTCGCGAGTACCACGTCGACTGGGATGTGTCGGCCGCGGAGAAGGACGGCTACGACTACTTCATGCTCAAGGAGATCGCCGAGCAGCCCAAGGCGGTCGGCGACACCCTGCTGGGCCGGATCGGCACCGACGGGCGCCTGGTGCTCGACGAGGTGCGGATCGCCGACGAGGTGCTGCGCGAGATCGACAAGGTGGTGATCATCGCCTGTGGCACCTCGTTCCACGCGGGCCTGATCGCCAAGTACGCGATCGAGCACTGGACCCGGGTGCCCTGCGAGGTCGAGCTGGCCAGCGAGTTCCGCTACCGCGACCCGATCCTGGACCGGCAGACGCTGGTGGTGACGATCTCGCAGTCCGGCGAGACGATGGACACCCTGATGGCCCAGCGGCATGCCCGCGAGCAGGGCGCCAAGGTACTGGTCATCTGCAACACCAACGGCTCGACGATGCCGCGCGAGGCGGACGCCGTGCTGTACACGCACGCCGGCCCCGAGGTCGCGGTGGCCTCGACGAAGGCGTTCCTGACCCAGCTGGTCGCGTGCTATCTGGTCGCGCTGTACCTGGGCCAGGTGCGCGGCACCAAGTGGGGCGACGAGATCACCGAGGTGATCGAGCAGCTCGCGGCGATGCCCGAGATGGTGGACAAGGTCCTGGACACCATGGAGCCGGTGCGCGAGTTGGCGCGATCGCTCAAGGACGCGGGCTCGGTGTTGTTCCTGGGCCGGCACGTGGGTTACCCCGTGGCCCTCGAAGGCGCGCTGAAGCTCAAGGAACTGGCGTACATGCACGCCGAGGGCTTCGCCGCGGGCGAGCTCAAGCACGGCCCGATCGCGCTGATCGAGGAGGGCCTGCCGGTGGTCGTGGTGGTCCCGTCGCCGCGCGGGCGCTCGGTGCTGCACGACAAGATCGTGTCCAACATCCAGGAGATCCGGGCCCGGGGCGCGCGCACCATCGTGATCGCCGAGGAGGGCGACGAGGCGGTCGTGCCGTACGCCGACCACCTGGTGCGCATCCCGGCCACGCCGGTACTGCTGCAGCCGCTGGTGTCCACGGTGCCGCTCCAGGTGTTCGCGTGTGAACTGGCCACGGCCAAGGGGCACGAGGTGGACCAGCCGCGGAACTTGGCGAAGTCGGTGACGGTGGAGTAG
- a CDS encoding MarR family winged helix-turn-helix transcriptional regulator has protein sequence MTGRDAIDDVWDQWHRERPEIDPDLLDVMAAVGRMNRLRRHIDQTLRTYFARYGLDFSEFDVLATLRRSGGAEGVSAGTLLRSAMVTSGAITNRVDKLTAKGLVERSVCAEDRRSVRVKLTPEGIRLVDDILLGHIENEARFLAVLDADERDLLNNLLRKLLIAQGDTHLG, from the coding sequence ATGACAGGACGCGACGCAATTGATGACGTATGGGACCAATGGCACCGTGAACGCCCCGAGATCGACCCCGACCTGCTGGACGTGATGGCCGCAGTCGGCCGCATGAACCGACTGCGCCGCCACATCGACCAGACGTTGCGGACCTACTTCGCCCGATACGGGCTCGACTTCTCCGAGTTCGACGTGCTGGCCACGCTGCGCCGCTCCGGCGGCGCCGAGGGGGTCAGCGCGGGCACGCTGCTGCGCTCGGCGATGGTGACGTCGGGCGCGATCACCAACCGGGTGGACAAGCTCACCGCCAAGGGCCTGGTCGAGCGCTCGGTCTGCGCGGAGGACCGCCGCTCGGTCCGGGTCAAGCTGACCCCGGAGGGCATCCGGCTCGTGGACGACATCCTGCTCGGCCACATCGAGAACGAGGCACGCTTCCTGGCCGTACTCGACGCAGACGAGCGCGACCTGCTCAACAACTTGCTACGCAAACTGCTGATCGCGCAGGGGGATACGCACTTGGGTTGA
- the coaA gene encoding type I pantothenate kinase has translation MHSFAAQGPARDLSPFVELDRAAWTRLRAGTPLPLTADELERLRGLGDVVDLDEVSDVYLPLSRLLNLYVGATRGLGRALTTFLGNGENPGIPFVIGVAGSVAVGKSTTARILRELLARWPDHPHVELLTTDGFLYPNEELERRGIMHRKGFPESYDRRALVRFVADVKAGKPEVTAPVYSHLTYDIVPNERLTIHRPDILIVEGLNVLQPASPTADGRPRLALSDFFDFSVYVDARTQDIRRWYLERFLKLRQTAFRDPASYFRKYAVMTPDDALRYAENTWATINEVNLVQNIRPTRGRATLVLQKDAEHAVSRLRLRKL, from the coding sequence GTGCATTCCTTCGCGGCTCAGGGGCCGGCTCGCGACCTGTCCCCCTTCGTCGAACTCGACCGCGCCGCCTGGACCCGACTTCGGGCCGGGACGCCGCTGCCGCTCACCGCGGACGAACTCGAGCGCCTGCGCGGCCTGGGCGACGTGGTGGACCTGGACGAGGTCTCCGACGTCTACCTGCCGCTGTCGCGCCTGCTCAACCTCTACGTCGGCGCCACCCGGGGTCTGGGTCGCGCGCTCACCACGTTCCTGGGCAACGGCGAGAACCCGGGGATACCGTTCGTGATCGGCGTCGCCGGCAGCGTCGCCGTCGGCAAGAGCACCACCGCGCGCATCCTGCGCGAACTGCTCGCCCGCTGGCCCGACCATCCGCACGTGGAACTGCTGACCACCGACGGCTTCCTGTACCCCAACGAGGAGTTGGAACGCCGCGGCATCATGCACCGCAAGGGTTTCCCCGAGTCCTACGACCGGCGGGCCCTGGTGCGCTTCGTGGCCGACGTCAAGGCGGGCAAGCCCGAGGTCACCGCGCCGGTCTACTCGCACCTGACCTACGACATCGTGCCGAACGAGCGGCTGACCATCCACCGGCCCGACATCCTGATCGTCGAGGGCCTCAACGTGCTGCAACCGGCGTCGCCGACCGCCGACGGGCGCCCCCGGCTCGCGCTGTCCGACTTCTTCGACTTCAGCGTGTACGTGGACGCGCGCACCCAGGACATCCGCCGCTGGTACCTGGAGCGCTTCCTCAAGCTGCGCCAGACCGCGTTCCGCGACCCGGCCTCGTACTTCCGCAAGTACGCGGTGATGACGCCCGACGACGCGCTGCGCTACGCGGAGAACACGTGGGCGACGATCAACGAGGTCAATCTCGTGCAGAACATCCGCCCCACCCGCGGGCGCGCCACGCTGGTGCTGCAAAAGGACGCGGAACACGCGGTGAGCCGACTGCGGCTGCGGAAGTTGTGA
- a CDS encoding EamA family transporter: MAVQGGSKGLGRLGMLLATAVAPATWGTTYLVTTQMLPADRPLLAAGVRALPAGLILVALARRLPTGVWWWRSFVLGMLNVGLFFPLIFAGAYRLPGGVAATIGAVSPLIVAGLSFLILKVRTQPRVLLAGVGGVIGVGLLVLSSQAKIDPIGVGLMLVATTLMAAGVVMSARWGRPEGVSLLATTGWQLTVGGMVIVPLMFAVEGMPPVPTGRNLLGFGYLVLIGTALAYVLWFRGIERLGAGVASFLGLVNPVIATLAGLIVLGQTLTPLQVLGLVIALGAMVLGQRAPRRAPAVRRVEAPVTIAGRTRTSEVVEAS; encoded by the coding sequence ATGGCGGTGCAGGGCGGTAGCAAGGGACTCGGTCGCCTGGGAATGCTCCTGGCGACGGCCGTGGCCCCGGCCACGTGGGGGACCACCTACCTCGTGACCACGCAGATGCTCCCGGCGGACCGGCCGCTGCTCGCGGCGGGCGTGCGGGCGCTGCCCGCGGGGCTGATCCTGGTCGCCCTGGCGCGCCGACTGCCCACCGGCGTGTGGTGGTGGCGCTCGTTCGTCCTGGGGATGCTCAACGTCGGACTGTTCTTCCCGCTGATCTTCGCCGGCGCCTACCGCCTGCCCGGCGGTGTCGCCGCCACGATCGGCGCGGTGTCGCCGCTGATCGTCGCGGGCCTGTCGTTTCTGATCCTGAAGGTGCGCACGCAGCCCCGGGTCCTGCTCGCCGGTGTCGGCGGGGTGATCGGGGTCGGCCTGCTGGTGCTCAGCTCGCAGGCGAAGATCGACCCGATCGGGGTCGGCCTGATGCTCGTCGCCACCACCTTGATGGCGGCCGGCGTGGTGATGTCGGCCCGCTGGGGTCGTCCCGAGGGCGTCTCGCTCCTGGCCACCACCGGTTGGCAGCTCACCGTCGGCGGCATGGTCATCGTCCCGCTGATGTTCGCCGTCGAGGGCATGCCGCCGGTGCCCACCGGCCGCAACCTGCTCGGCTTCGGCTACCTCGTGCTGATCGGCACCGCGCTCGCCTACGTCCTGTGGTTCCGCGGCATCGAGCGGCTCGGCGCCGGGGTGGCCTCCTTCCTCGGCCTGGTCAACCCGGTGATCGCCACGCTCGCCGGCCTGATCGTGCTGGGCCAGACGCTGACCCCGCTCCAGGTGCTCGGCCTGGTGATCGCCCTGGGCGCGATGGTGCTGGGTCAGCGGGCCCCCCGGCGCGCCCCCGCGGTGCGGCGGGTCGAGGCGCCGGTCACCATCGCCGGGCGGACTCGCACATCGGAGGTTGTCGAAGCCTCCTGA